The Micromonospora sp. WMMD961 genome has a segment encoding these proteins:
- the nusG gene encoding transcription termination/antitermination protein NusG encodes MPEYDETAGPVDEQSTVATAAGDESVEAASEPEFPTTEPAPDEDYDAVAELRQKLRYAPGDWYVVHSYAGYENKVKTNLETRITSLDMEDFIYQVEVPTREEVEVKNGKRSQIQAKVFPGYILVRMELTAESYSCVRNTPGVTGFVGATDRADRPAPLSLDEVLKWLAPAVETEQKKAKPEIKVLDFEVGDSVTVTDGAFASLPATISEINADQQKLKVLVSIFGRETPVELNFNQVAKI; translated from the coding sequence GTGCCTGAGTACGACGAGACCGCCGGACCGGTGGACGAGCAGTCCACGGTCGCGACGGCGGCTGGTGACGAGTCGGTTGAGGCCGCCAGCGAGCCGGAGTTCCCAACGACCGAGCCCGCACCGGACGAGGATTACGACGCGGTCGCCGAGCTGAGGCAGAAGCTGCGTTACGCGCCGGGTGACTGGTATGTGGTGCATTCGTACGCCGGCTACGAGAACAAGGTCAAGACCAACCTCGAAACCCGGATCACGAGCCTCGACATGGAGGATTTCATCTACCAGGTCGAGGTGCCGACCCGGGAGGAGGTCGAGGTCAAGAACGGTAAGCGTTCCCAGATCCAGGCCAAGGTCTTCCCGGGCTACATCCTGGTCCGGATGGAGCTGACCGCCGAGTCCTACTCGTGTGTCCGGAACACCCCGGGCGTGACCGGCTTCGTCGGCGCGACCGACCGGGCCGACCGGCCCGCCCCGCTCTCCCTCGACGAGGTGCTGAAGTGGCTGGCGCCGGCCGTCGAGACCGAGCAGAAGAAGGCGAAGCCGGAGATCAAGGTTCTCGACTTCGAGGTGGGCGACTCCGTCACCGTCACCGACGGTGCCTTCGCGTCGCTGCCGGCCACGATCAGCGAGATCAACGCCGACCAGCAGAAGCTCAAGGTGCTGGTGTCGATCTTCGGTCGCGAGACCCCGGTGGAGCTCAACTTCAACCAGGTCGCCAAGATCTGA
- the secE gene encoding preprotein translocase subunit SecE, whose product MADNKRHGEDAGDDRLDDEIVDDVADDDATGADEPVSRGGTATRSRARAESADSRPTTRSETGRVGVFGRIARFFREVVAELRKVIWPTRKELLTYTAVVVTFVAVMLTIVGVLDYGFAKVVLFVFGNSD is encoded by the coding sequence GTGGCCGACAACAAGCGGCACGGCGAGGACGCCGGCGACGATCGTCTGGATGACGAGATCGTCGACGACGTAGCCGACGACGACGCCACCGGCGCGGACGAGCCGGTTTCCCGGGGCGGCACCGCCACGCGGTCGCGCGCCCGGGCAGAGTCGGCGGACAGCCGGCCGACCACCCGGTCGGAAACGGGACGGGTGGGCGTGTTCGGCCGCATCGCCCGGTTCTTCCGCGAGGTCGTAGCCGAACTGCGTAAGGTCATCTGGCCGACCCGCAAGGAGTTGCTGACCTACACCGCCGTGGTGGTGACGTTCGTCGCGGTGATGCTGACGATCGTCGGCGTGCTGGACTACGGCTTCGCCAAGGTCGTGCTGTTTGTCTTCGGCAACTCGGACTGA
- a CDS encoding MaoC family dehydratase yields the protein MELPAKTFRVTRADLVQYAGASGDFNPIHWSDRVATKVGLPGVIAHGMFTMALVGRAVSEWAGAPDAVVEYGVRFTRPVVVPDDDQGTEIEVTARVREVTEDGLTRLDVTATCLGEKVLSQARATIRTAR from the coding sequence ATGGAGTTGCCAGCCAAGACGTTCCGGGTGACCCGCGCCGACCTGGTGCAGTACGCCGGCGCCTCGGGTGACTTCAACCCGATCCACTGGAGTGACCGGGTCGCCACCAAGGTTGGTCTGCCCGGGGTGATCGCGCACGGCATGTTCACCATGGCGCTGGTCGGCCGGGCGGTCAGCGAGTGGGCCGGGGCGCCGGACGCGGTGGTCGAGTACGGCGTTCGTTTCACCCGACCGGTGGTGGTGCCCGACGATGACCAGGGCACCGAGATCGAGGTCACCGCACGGGTCCGTGAGGTGACCGAGGACGGCCTGACCCGACTTGACGTGACCGCGACCTGCCTGGGCGAGAAGGTGCTCTCGCAGGCTCGGGCGACCATCCGTACGGCACGCTGA
- a CDS encoding MaoC family dehydratase N-terminal domain-containing protein, whose product MPLDPSFVGRTYPPTAPYQVGREKIREFASAIGATDPAHHDPEAARALGHGDVVAPPTFPVVVTMAASRQIIEDPDLGVDYSRLVHGDQRFAYTRPVVAGDELVCTNTIEDVSTRGGHGFLTTRTDVSTVGGEPVVAVWARYVIRGEA is encoded by the coding sequence ATGCCTCTGGACCCTTCCTTCGTCGGCCGGACCTATCCGCCGACCGCCCCCTACCAGGTGGGCCGAGAAAAGATCCGTGAGTTCGCCAGCGCCATCGGTGCCACGGACCCGGCTCATCATGACCCGGAGGCCGCGCGGGCGCTGGGGCACGGCGACGTGGTGGCCCCGCCGACCTTCCCGGTGGTCGTCACGATGGCCGCCAGCCGTCAGATCATCGAGGACCCGGACCTGGGCGTCGACTACAGCCGCCTGGTGCACGGCGACCAGCGGTTCGCGTACACCCGGCCGGTGGTCGCTGGTGACGAGCTGGTCTGCACCAACACGATCGAGGACGTCAGCACCCGGGGCGGGCACGGCTTCCTCACCACGCGCACGGACGTGAGCACCGTCGGCGGGGAGCCGGTGGTGGCCGTCTGGGCCAGGTACGTCATTCGTGGGGAGGCCTGA
- the rpmG gene encoding 50S ribosomal protein L33, protein MAKATDVRPKITLACVECKERNYITRKNRRNDPDRIELKKFCPRDGRHTVHRETR, encoded by the coding sequence GTGGCGAAGGCTACCGATGTCCGGCCGAAGATCACTTTGGCGTGTGTGGAGTGCAAGGAGCGCAACTACATCACGCGCAAGAACCGGCGCAACGACCCCGACCGCATCGAGCTGAAGAAGTTCTGCCCGCGTGACGGTCGGCACACGGTCCACCGCGAGACCCGCTGA
- a CDS encoding bifunctional diguanylate cyclase/phosphodiesterase: protein MKAGTPSARRSNEQAWLITGPLAVLAIVCSFVLALAGPPPPGNLFGAVALFGVMVATSIQVLQVVVRRQALEVIVTEIPLVLAFFYLPPLTVVLIAVLAALVGQLRRRLSAPKVWFNLARTAAAASAAGVVLLALPPVEGVGPKTWAVLFAVVSVNSLISLAAISAVITLLHGWQAGWELIRNAPAPQVICAINAVIGLVILMAIESNLWSVLLIAVLAIAVVLVYRSYAQFLRQHRTLGNMYELTRAISESGQEGGLVDALLDRVRALMQAEYATLWLPAQGRHPEVLLSARLDDRGLLDVALTPSIVRERVRQSGRPLASGRAFDDDDDVRRALGKHQVKDVIVVPLRSGQAVIGTLEVVNRLSDVGHFTAADIPVFETVAAHVAVALENSRLVDRLRHDAYHDTLTGLPNRRRIIGALDEAVKIRLPGEVVALLLFDVDGLRQVNESLGHAAGDKVLAEVASRLRASAPSSALVGRAGGDEFLVTLRLESAESALELAAQLRDQIRDEMVFDALTLDVNTAVGVAVHPDHGSDAATLLLRVDLAATAAKSVPGSVQLFNPALESRSLRRLGLAGDLRQALDQDELEVYFQPKVTLRDRRLVGVECLARWEHPTHGTVAPEDFVAVAEHTGQLSRLTEVVLREGLRRSRDWALADQPLPIAVNLAARTLTDQHFPDRVQELLSEYRVPAQRLTLEITEAGVLDGTDRPIPTLQRLRDLGVRLSVDDFGTGDSSLAHLRRLPVHEVKVDRSFVQGMATDPGDLAIVNAVVTLSQQFGLAVVAEGVESELTLELLQDIGCEIGQGFLFSRPLPYERLAAWFGAQVEPETTADGELPRLRVVP from the coding sequence ATGAAGGCTGGCACGCCCTCAGCCCGTAGATCCAATGAGCAGGCCTGGCTGATCACTGGACCTCTGGCTGTGCTGGCCATCGTCTGCTCGTTCGTCCTCGCGTTGGCTGGGCCGCCGCCTCCGGGCAATCTCTTCGGAGCTGTGGCGCTCTTCGGGGTGATGGTGGCGACCAGCATCCAGGTGCTGCAAGTCGTCGTACGTCGGCAGGCGCTCGAAGTCATCGTCACCGAGATCCCGCTGGTCCTTGCCTTCTTCTACCTGCCGCCGCTGACGGTCGTCCTGATCGCCGTCCTGGCTGCGCTGGTAGGCCAGCTTCGTCGGCGTCTCAGCGCTCCGAAGGTCTGGTTCAATCTCGCCAGGACGGCCGCAGCGGCCTCGGCCGCGGGGGTTGTCCTGCTGGCGCTTCCTCCCGTCGAGGGGGTGGGCCCGAAGACGTGGGCTGTCCTCTTCGCCGTGGTCAGTGTCAACAGCTTGATCTCGTTGGCGGCGATCAGCGCTGTCATCACCCTGCTGCACGGGTGGCAGGCAGGGTGGGAGTTGATCCGCAACGCCCCTGCCCCACAGGTGATCTGCGCAATCAATGCCGTCATCGGGCTGGTGATCCTGATGGCGATCGAGTCCAACCTGTGGTCCGTGCTCCTGATCGCGGTGCTGGCGATCGCCGTCGTCCTGGTCTACCGCTCGTACGCCCAGTTCCTTCGCCAGCACCGCACGCTCGGAAACATGTACGAACTGACCCGGGCGATCAGCGAGAGCGGTCAGGAGGGTGGCCTGGTCGACGCGCTGCTGGACCGGGTCCGCGCGCTGATGCAGGCCGAGTACGCCACGCTCTGGCTGCCGGCCCAGGGCCGCCACCCTGAGGTCCTGCTGAGCGCCCGGCTCGACGACCGTGGCCTGCTCGATGTCGCGCTCACTCCCTCGATCGTCCGCGAACGGGTTCGGCAGTCCGGCCGCCCACTGGCGTCCGGGCGAGCCTTCGACGATGACGATGACGTCCGTAGGGCGCTCGGTAAGCACCAGGTCAAAGACGTCATCGTGGTTCCACTGCGGTCCGGCCAGGCGGTGATCGGCACCCTCGAGGTGGTCAACCGGCTCAGTGACGTCGGCCATTTCACGGCCGCTGACATCCCGGTCTTCGAAACCGTGGCCGCCCACGTCGCCGTCGCATTGGAGAACTCGCGGCTGGTCGACCGGTTGCGGCACGACGCGTACCACGACACGTTGACCGGGCTGCCCAATCGGCGGCGGATCATCGGCGCGCTGGACGAGGCGGTCAAGATCCGCCTGCCCGGTGAGGTGGTGGCGCTGCTGCTCTTCGACGTCGACGGGTTGCGGCAGGTCAACGAGTCCCTCGGTCACGCGGCGGGGGACAAGGTCCTCGCCGAGGTCGCCAGCCGGTTGCGGGCCAGCGCGCCGTCGTCGGCGCTGGTCGGCCGGGCGGGCGGGGACGAGTTCCTGGTGACGCTGCGGTTGGAGAGTGCCGAGTCCGCGCTCGAGTTGGCCGCCCAACTGCGCGACCAGATCCGCGACGAGATGGTCTTCGACGCACTCACCCTGGACGTGAACACCGCCGTCGGGGTGGCCGTACATCCTGATCACGGCAGCGATGCGGCGACCCTGCTGCTCCGGGTGGACCTCGCGGCCACGGCGGCCAAGTCGGTGCCGGGCAGCGTGCAGTTGTTCAACCCCGCGCTGGAGTCCCGGTCGCTGCGCCGGCTGGGTCTGGCCGGTGATCTGCGTCAGGCCCTGGACCAGGACGAGCTGGAGGTCTACTTCCAGCCCAAGGTGACGCTGCGGGACCGGCGCCTGGTGGGTGTCGAGTGCCTGGCGCGGTGGGAACACCCGACGCACGGCACTGTGGCACCCGAGGACTTCGTGGCGGTTGCCGAGCACACCGGCCAGCTGAGTCGGCTCACGGAGGTGGTGCTCCGCGAGGGGCTGCGCCGTAGCCGGGACTGGGCGCTGGCCGATCAGCCGCTGCCCATCGCGGTCAACCTCGCGGCCCGTACGCTCACCGACCAGCACTTCCCGGACCGGGTGCAGGAGCTGCTGAGCGAATATCGGGTGCCGGCGCAGCGTCTCACCCTGGAGATCACCGAGGCCGGGGTGCTGGACGGCACGGACCGGCCCATCCCGACCCTGCAACGGCTGCGCGACCTCGGCGTCCGGTTGTCGGTGGACGACTTCGGCACTGGTGACTCGTCTCTGGCGCACCTGCGCCGGCTGCCGGTGCACGAGGTGAAGGTGGATCGCTCCTTCGTGCAGGGCATGGCCACCGACCCGGGGGACCTGGCCATCGTCAACGCCGTGGTGACCCTCTCGCAGCAGTTCGGCCTGGCCGTTGTCGCCGAGGGGGTGGAGAGTGAGCTGACGCTGGAGCTTCTCCAGGACATCGGCTGTGAGATCGGGCAGGGCTTCCTGTTCAGCAGGCCCCTGCCGTACGAGCGGTTGGCCGCCTGGTTCGGTGCTCAGGTCGAGCCGGAGACGACCGCCGATGGGGAGCTCCCGCGCCTCCGAGTCGTGCCCTGA
- a CDS encoding epoxide hydrolase family protein, with the protein MSDYDEIRPFRLDTPEEALADLRRRIAATRWPSRELVSDRSQGVQLATIQELARYWVAEHDWRACEARLNALPQYTTVIDGVEIHFIHVRSRHDDALPLIMTHGWPGSVVEMLGVVGPLTDPTAHGGTPEDAFHLVLPSLPGYGFSGEPTDPGWDSARMAQAWAVLMDRLGYTRYVAQGGDVGAAVTDAMGRQGPEGLLGIHVNLLAGAIGIKDQLPADSEQERVARDALNLFTMDGFGYFLEQSTRPQTIGYSLLDSPVGLAAWMLDHDTDSYYKISRAFVDGEPAGKLTRDTIVDNITLYWLTGTGASSARWYWEFGRFQAAAQASGQAPPPVTVPVGFTTFPGEIWAAPRSWVEAVYPGVAYFNEASSGGHFAAWEEPELFSAEVRAAFRPLR; encoded by the coding sequence ATGTCCGACTACGACGAAATCCGTCCCTTCCGGCTCGACACCCCGGAGGAGGCTCTCGCGGATCTGCGTCGCCGGATCGCGGCCACCCGTTGGCCCAGCCGCGAGCTCGTCTCCGACCGTTCGCAGGGCGTGCAGTTGGCGACGATCCAGGAGTTGGCCCGCTACTGGGTGGCCGAGCACGACTGGCGTGCGTGCGAGGCCAGGCTGAACGCGCTGCCGCAGTACACGACCGTCATCGACGGGGTGGAGATCCACTTCATCCATGTCCGTTCCCGGCACGATGACGCCCTGCCGCTGATCATGACGCACGGATGGCCGGGCTCGGTCGTCGAGATGCTGGGGGTCGTCGGTCCGCTCACCGACCCGACCGCGCACGGTGGCACTCCGGAGGACGCGTTCCACCTGGTGCTGCCGTCCCTGCCGGGGTACGGGTTCTCGGGTGAGCCGACCGATCCGGGCTGGGACTCCGCCCGGATGGCGCAGGCGTGGGCTGTGCTGATGGATCGCCTGGGCTACACCCGTTACGTCGCCCAGGGTGGCGACGTGGGTGCTGCGGTCACGGATGCGATGGGCCGGCAGGGGCCCGAGGGGCTGCTCGGCATCCACGTCAACCTGCTCGCCGGGGCGATCGGTATCAAGGATCAGTTGCCGGCCGATTCTGAGCAGGAACGTGTGGCGCGCGACGCGCTCAACCTGTTCACGATGGATGGCTTCGGCTACTTCCTTGAGCAGTCCACCCGGCCGCAGACCATCGGCTACTCCCTGCTCGACTCACCGGTCGGGCTGGCCGCGTGGATGCTCGACCACGACACGGACAGCTACTACAAGATCTCCCGCGCGTTTGTCGACGGCGAGCCCGCCGGCAAACTCACCAGGGACACCATCGTCGACAACATCACGCTGTACTGGTTGACCGGCACCGGTGCTTCGTCGGCCCGCTGGTACTGGGAGTTCGGCCGGTTCCAGGCCGCGGCCCAGGCATCCGGCCAGGCTCCTCCGCCGGTTACGGTCCCGGTGGGTTTCACGACGTTCCCCGGGGAGATCTGGGCCGCGCCGCGCAGTTGGGTCGAGGCGGTCTACCCCGGCGTCGCGTACTTCAACGAGGCCAGCAGCGGCGGTCACTTCGCGGCCTGGGAGGAGCCGGAGCTCTTCTCCGCCGAGGTGCGGGCGGCATTCCGGCCACTGCGATAA
- a CDS encoding aldo/keto reductase: MQTRTLGNKGPTVSAVGLGAMSMSGAYGPADREESIATVRAALDAGVTLVDTGDFYGMGHNELLLSEALRGRDRDSYLLSVKFGQQVGPGRRFAGQDSRPASVRNFLSYSLTRLGVDYVDIYRPARLDRSVPIEDTIGAIKEMVDAGYVRYVGLSEVDAETVRRAHAVHPIADLQIEYSLLSRAVEADVLPTLRELGVGLTAYGVLSRGLLSGNWVPGRADDPRNHSPRFSAENASHNLALVEALRRVADAKGCTVAQLAIAWVAAQDPSVVPLVGARTRQRLAEALPALDVTLSADDLEEIEAAVPKGSARGDRYPAAFMSSLGVGN; this comes from the coding sequence ATGCAGACACGCACTCTGGGCAACAAGGGTCCCACGGTTTCCGCGGTGGGGCTGGGGGCGATGAGCATGTCGGGCGCGTACGGCCCGGCCGATCGCGAGGAGAGCATCGCCACCGTACGGGCCGCGCTGGACGCGGGGGTCACGCTGGTCGACACCGGTGACTTCTATGGAATGGGGCACAACGAGCTGCTGCTGTCGGAGGCGTTGCGGGGACGCGACCGGGACAGCTACCTGCTGAGTGTGAAGTTCGGGCAGCAGGTGGGGCCGGGCAGACGCTTCGCCGGTCAGGACTCCCGCCCGGCTTCGGTGCGGAACTTCCTGAGCTACTCGCTGACCCGGCTCGGCGTCGACTACGTGGACATCTACCGGCCGGCCCGGCTCGACCGGTCGGTGCCGATCGAGGACACGATCGGCGCGATCAAGGAGATGGTCGACGCGGGTTACGTGCGGTATGTGGGGCTATCCGAGGTTGACGCGGAGACCGTCCGGCGGGCGCACGCCGTACATCCGATTGCTGATCTTCAGATTGAGTATTCGCTGCTGTCGCGGGCGGTCGAGGCCGACGTGCTGCCCACGCTGCGGGAGCTGGGCGTCGGGCTGACCGCGTACGGGGTGCTGAGCCGCGGCCTGCTCTCGGGGAACTGGGTGCCGGGGAGGGCGGACGATCCGCGTAACCACAGTCCCCGCTTCTCCGCGGAGAACGCGTCGCACAACCTCGCCCTGGTGGAGGCGTTGCGCCGGGTCGCCGACGCGAAGGGGTGCACGGTGGCGCAGCTGGCGATCGCCTGGGTGGCGGCGCAGGACCCGTCCGTCGTTCCGCTGGTCGGTGCCCGCACCCGGCAGCGGCTGGCCGAGGCGTTGCCGGCGCTGGACGTGACGCTGTCGGCCGATGATCTCGAAGAGATCGAGGCGGCCGTGCCGAAGGGTTCCGCGCGCGGTGACCGTTACCCGGCGGCGTTCATGTCGAGCCTCGGCGTCGGCAACTAG
- a CDS encoding helix-turn-helix transcriptional regulator: protein MQREQLADFLRHRRKAIRPAEVGIADGPRRRTAGLRREEVAMLAGMSVDYVVRLEQGRSSQPSTQLLGALARALRLTDDERSHLFHLAGHQPPPADGIARLARAGLVRLLDLVGDTPAMVLSDLGEILAQNRMSILLTGDHSGLTGDRRYVAYRYFTDPVIRDLHGPEEWQRHARQQVADLRAVAGRRAGDPAVTGLIERLRAASDDFRRLWAEHEVAVRRADRKTFVHPRVGRITVDCETLVTPDLGQQLLVLTPADTEDREKLELLRVLGVEEFPAVPH, encoded by the coding sequence ATGCAGCGCGAGCAGCTCGCCGACTTCCTTCGGCACCGGCGCAAGGCCATCCGCCCGGCCGAGGTCGGCATCGCCGACGGCCCCCGCCGGCGCACCGCCGGCCTGCGCCGCGAGGAGGTCGCCATGCTCGCCGGCATGTCCGTCGACTACGTCGTCCGCCTCGAGCAGGGACGCAGCAGCCAGCCGTCGACCCAGCTGCTCGGTGCCCTGGCCCGGGCACTGCGCCTGACCGACGACGAGCGGAGCCACCTGTTCCACCTGGCCGGCCACCAGCCGCCGCCCGCCGACGGCATCGCCCGCCTGGCCCGGGCCGGCCTGGTCCGCCTGCTCGACCTGGTGGGCGACACCCCAGCCATGGTCCTGTCCGACCTCGGCGAGATCCTGGCGCAGAACCGCATGTCGATCCTGCTCACCGGCGACCACAGCGGGCTGACCGGCGATCGCCGCTACGTCGCCTACCGCTACTTCACCGACCCGGTCATCCGCGACCTGCACGGCCCCGAGGAATGGCAGCGGCACGCCCGCCAGCAGGTCGCCGACCTGCGCGCGGTTGCCGGCCGGCGGGCCGGCGACCCGGCCGTGACCGGCCTGATCGAACGGTTGCGGGCTGCGAGCGACGACTTCCGGCGGCTGTGGGCCGAGCACGAGGTGGCGGTACGCCGGGCCGACCGCAAGACGTTCGTACACCCGCGCGTGGGCCGCATCACGGTGGACTGCGAAACCCTGGTCACCCCGGACCTCGGCCAGCAGCTGCTGGTGCTGACCCCGGCCGACACCGAGGACCGGGAAAAGCTTGAGCTGCTGCGCGTGCTGGGGGTCGAGGAGTTTCCGGCCGTGCCTCACTGA
- a CDS encoding YajQ family cyclic di-GMP-binding protein: protein MAANPSFDIVSKVDRQEVDNALRQAEKELATRFDFRGTGAEISWSGEEAIGLQAETEERVRAALDVFKEKLVKRNISLKSLDAGEPRPSGKIFKIDCKVIQGIETDKAKAISKKIREEGPKGVQAQIQGDQLRVTGKKRDDLQAVISLLKGEDFGVALQFNNYR, encoded by the coding sequence ATGGCAGCGAACCCGTCGTTCGACATCGTGAGCAAGGTTGACCGTCAGGAGGTCGACAACGCCCTTCGGCAGGCGGAGAAGGAGCTTGCGACGCGGTTCGACTTCCGCGGCACCGGCGCTGAGATCTCCTGGTCCGGCGAGGAGGCGATCGGCCTTCAGGCGGAGACCGAGGAGCGCGTTCGCGCCGCGCTGGACGTGTTCAAGGAGAAGCTCGTCAAGCGGAACATCTCCCTGAAGTCGCTGGATGCTGGGGAGCCGCGCCCGTCGGGCAAGATCTTCAAGATCGACTGCAAGGTGATCCAGGGCATCGAGACGGACAAGGCCAAGGCGATCAGCAAGAAGATCCGCGAAGAGGGCCCCAAGGGCGTGCAGGCGCAGATCCAGGGCGACCAGCTGCGGGTCACCGGCAAGAAGAGGGACGACCTCCAGGCGGTCATCTCGCTGCTCAAGGGCGAGGACTTCGGCGTCGCCCTCCAGTTCAACAACTACAGGTAA
- a CDS encoding phage Gp37/Gp68 family protein — MADKSAIEWTEATWNPTTGCDRISAGCDNCYALNLAKRLKAMGSAKYQNDGDPRTSGPGFGVTIHQDALSIPHRWREPRTVFVNSMSDLFHARVPLDYVRQVFDVMADTPRHTYQVLTKRASRLAKVASHLDWPSNVWMGVSVETEHELPRVDHLRAVPAAVRFISAEPLLGPLDSVDLAGIHWLIAGGESGQGARPVDPAWVRALRSQCVDAGTAFFFKQWGGRTPKAGGRMLDGRTWDEMPSRELTPVL; from the coding sequence ATGGCAGACAAGAGCGCCATCGAGTGGACCGAAGCAACCTGGAACCCAACGACAGGTTGCGACCGAATCTCCGCCGGCTGCGACAACTGCTACGCCCTCAACCTCGCGAAGCGCCTGAAGGCAATGGGGTCAGCCAAGTACCAGAACGACGGCGACCCACGCACCTCTGGACCCGGCTTCGGCGTCACGATCCACCAAGACGCCCTGAGCATCCCCCACCGCTGGCGTGAACCTCGGACAGTCTTCGTCAACTCCATGAGTGACCTGTTCCACGCTCGCGTGCCGCTGGACTACGTGCGTCAGGTGTTCGACGTCATGGCAGACACCCCACGGCACACCTACCAGGTGCTCACCAAGCGGGCATCCCGGCTGGCAAAAGTCGCCAGCCATCTCGATTGGCCGTCGAACGTGTGGATGGGCGTCAGCGTCGAAACGGAGCACGAGCTCCCACGCGTCGACCACCTCCGCGCCGTCCCGGCGGCAGTGCGGTTCATCTCCGCCGAACCACTACTCGGCCCCCTCGACAGCGTTGACCTAGCCGGCATCCACTGGCTGATTGCTGGCGGCGAGTCCGGGCAGGGCGCCCGCCCCGTCGATCCTGCATGGGTCCGAGCCCTCCGGAGCCAGTGTGTTGACGCAGGGACGGCCTTCTTCTTCAAGCAGTGGGGCGGAAGGACACCGAAGGCAGGTGGCCGGATGCTGGACGGTCGGACGTGGGATGAGATGCCATCGCGGGAGCTTACGCCGGTTCTATGA
- the tcmP gene encoding three-Cys-motif partner protein TcmP has product MGFFEGKKPAAILKHAIIDKYVSPFVGKTGLYSPGHRVAIVDGYAGEGRYDNGDEASPALLLRKARELQAINRQLECYFVESHPQSLARLRQVIAAEGAELPMQVFPGSIEDHLDDLLTLVKGIPALVYLDPFGVMIPFQKAAQVFAQRPSQPPATEMLINFSAVGLRRVAGLLTSTKDSPGTPATLARMDAACGGDWWQKVWLDHGEDRVRAEEAVVVEYTRRLATDQRCSWCVTPVRNRAHHKPVYYLVFLTRHRDGFTEFAEALSLGLAQWRKAVYDLENADTLFADEATFLASEQALENGWINEIEQNLRRLLGEGKPVAISKRYSEVYGKAAGQARQTHLRKAWTRLYPDVTRTSPRGKKKLLQELIEPA; this is encoded by the coding sequence ATGGGCTTCTTCGAAGGCAAAAAGCCGGCGGCGATCTTAAAACACGCCATCATCGACAAGTACGTCAGCCCGTTCGTTGGAAAAACCGGCCTGTACTCCCCTGGTCACAGGGTTGCGATTGTCGATGGATATGCGGGGGAGGGGCGGTACGACAACGGAGATGAGGCTTCACCTGCGCTGCTGCTCCGTAAAGCGCGCGAGCTTCAAGCTATCAACCGGCAGTTGGAGTGCTACTTCGTTGAGAGTCACCCACAGTCACTGGCAAGGCTTCGGCAGGTCATCGCGGCCGAGGGGGCGGAGTTGCCCATGCAGGTTTTCCCGGGCAGCATTGAAGATCACCTTGACGATCTGCTGACCTTGGTCAAGGGCATCCCTGCGCTGGTCTATCTTGATCCGTTCGGGGTCATGATCCCGTTCCAGAAGGCAGCGCAGGTGTTCGCTCAACGGCCGTCGCAGCCTCCAGCTACCGAGATGCTGATCAACTTCAGTGCGGTTGGTCTGCGGAGGGTGGCTGGACTACTTACAAGCACCAAGGACAGCCCTGGCACGCCGGCGACCCTTGCCCGGATGGATGCAGCGTGTGGTGGTGACTGGTGGCAGAAGGTCTGGCTGGATCACGGCGAGGACAGGGTGCGTGCTGAGGAGGCGGTGGTGGTCGAGTACACGAGGCGTCTAGCTACCGATCAACGATGCAGCTGGTGCGTGACTCCCGTTCGTAACCGTGCCCACCACAAGCCCGTCTACTACCTTGTGTTCCTTACTCGCCACCGCGACGGGTTCACCGAGTTCGCCGAAGCCCTGTCGCTTGGCCTTGCTCAGTGGCGCAAAGCCGTGTACGACCTGGAGAACGCTGACACCTTATTCGCGGACGAGGCGACGTTCCTGGCAAGTGAGCAGGCGTTGGAAAACGGCTGGATCAATGAGATCGAACAGAACCTGCGTCGGTTGCTAGGAGAGGGCAAGCCCGTCGCGATCAGCAAGCGTTACAGCGAGGTCTATGGGAAGGCTGCCGGTCAGGCCCGCCAGACCCACCTACGAAAGGCGTGGACACGGCTTTACCCGGATGTCACTAGGACCAGCCCTAGGGGCAAGAAGAAGCTGCTCCAAGAGCTCATAGAACCGGCGTAA